From the genome of Natronolimnobius baerhuensis:
CACGAGCGTTGCGGGTGCGAGGGTTGCTGGTGGGATCTGTGATGTCGGCACCGAGAGCATCGATTCGCGTCCGGCAATGGCATCGAGACTCGCATGCCGACCGCCGAGTGCGGTCGCAATGACGAGACTCGCGAGTAGCAACGGGCCGAGCCGGACGAATCCGAGTGCGGTCAAGAGGAAGAGGTAGCCGATTGCAAGCAGCCCCATCGTGCGCGTTCGCCAGCCGACGATTAGTGCGAGGCCTGTCGTGGTCTGGATAACGGCAAACACCACCACCCAGGCACTCATGGCTGGAAGGACGAGACTCTCAATGAGTAGCCCGACCGGAGAGAGGTGCGTCGCTGCAATCGATTCGAACACCGCCGCTTGCGTCTCGGCTGCTGCCCAACCGGGCAGTCCGGGATCCGTCCGCACGAAGATTTCTTGCAGGAATCGGTAGCCGACGAAGATCCGAAGCCCGTCGGCCGCAACCAGCGTCGGCGTTCCGCCGCGCCAGACCGCGAGCAGTCCGCCCGCAGTGAGCGCGGTGAAAATCATCATCTCGAGGCCGATGAACTCGACGCGGGAGGCGTCGACAGCCAGAATCGAGAGCAGGTAGTAGACGGAAATCAGGCTCAACCCTGCTGCGAGTCCCGGGTACCAGCGCTTTGCAATCGGAAGTGGGTGGTTGAGAACTCGAGTGAGTCGGCCGATGGCGTCCGGTCGAGACTCGAGGATAGCATCGAGTCCGTAGTAGCGGCCCGCGTTCGCGACGAAGACGAAGACAATCGGGACGGTAAATAGCGGCGACGTTCGGATCGTCCCGAAGTGAAACACGGGCAGGAAGTACAGCAGTCCACAGATTGCTGCAGGGCGCGTCCAGAGGCCGACGATCAGCGCGAGTGCGGTAAGCAACTGCGCCGCGGTGGCAATGTAACTCCACTCGGCTGCGTAGGGAATCACGACGGTCTCGAGGAGCGTCGCGTACCAGCCGTAGACGCCGTCCTCAATCACTCGTTCGGAGACGCGCGTGATGTCGCCGCCGGCGTTTGCCCCGATCCAGTCCTCGTTCGGCCCCGACGCAAACGTGCCGAGTTTCCACCACCCGCCCGCGAACACTTCATACAGCAACAGCAGGCCGATAAAAACCCGCGTGCCAGCGATCCACGATCCTGCGGAATCTCCAACTGCCGGTTCATCATTGCCTCTCGTTTTCTCTAACATCTCTAGGCACAAATTTACCAACAAATAATAAATCTAACTAAGTATTTATTAAACTTGGCGCTACTCGAGCCAGTCCAGAGCGGTGAGTATCGGCGGGTATCCCATCGACTGAAACGATAACACTCTCCTCGAGCGGGCGGCTACGAGCGGGCAATGACAGACGTACGCGTCGTCGGTGTCGACGAGCCAGCCACGCGAGCGGATGCGTTCGACGTTCGACAGACCGTCTTCGTCGAGGAACAGGGCGTCGACGAGGACCTCGAGTACGACGCACACGACGAACCCGATGCGAGCGCGGATCATTTCGTCGCCTACGACGGCGAGGGCGAGGGCACGACCGGCGAGCCGGTTGGTGCCGCGCGACTGCGCGAATACGACTCCGGTATCGGCAAAGTCGAACGCGTCGCCGTCCTCGAGTCCCACCGCGAAGCCGGCGTCGGCCGAGCGCTCATGGCGGCTGTCGAAACACAGGCTCGAGAACGCGGTTTCGAGTCGCTGAAACTGCACTCACAGACGCGTGCAGCGCCGTTTTACGACCGGCTTGGATACGACCGCCACGGGGAGAAGTTCGAAGAGGCTGGTATCCCACACGTCGAGATGCGAAAATCGCTGTCGACCGACTGAGTTCGTCCGCGGACGCCGTCGCTCGTGTTACTGCGCGAGATAGCCGCCTTCGACGGGGAGCGTGGTGCCAGTTACGCGCGAGGAGAGATCCGAGGCGAGAAAGACCACGGCGTTAGCGATCTCCTCGGGGTCGGCGAGGCCGGGCATCGGCTCAGTGTTCTGGAACTGTTCTTCCATCTCGGGGTGTTCCTCGATGGTCCGTTCGATCATTTCCGTGCGAACGATCCCTGGCGCGACGGCGTTCGCGCGGATGCCATCCTCGGCGTACTCGAGTGCCGCGTACTTGGTGAGGTGACTGACGGCGGCTTTGGCGGCACCGTAGCCACTGTACTGCGGGACGGCGACTTCGCCGCCAATCGAGGACGCGCTGATGATTGAGCCGCCACCATCGGCCAGCATCGCTTCGATGCCGTATTTCATCCCGTACCAGACGCCTTTCAGATTTACGTCGATCACCTGCTCGAACGCGTCGTTGTCGTACTCCTCGAGTTTGGCAACCGGGCCTTCGATAGCCGCGTTGTTGTAGAGGATGTCCAGTCCGCCGTACTCGTCGACGGCGGTCTCGATCATCGCCTTCGCGTCGTCGGGGTCAGAAACATCCGTTTCGACGAACGTTGCCTCACCGCCTGCATCGGTGATCGTCTCGACGGTCGCCTCGCCGCCCTCGACGTCGATATCTGCTACGACGACGGCCGCGCCGTGGTCGGCGAACGTCGTCGCCGTTTCCCGTCCAATTCCCGATCCTGCGCCGGTGATTACTGCAATCTGGTCCTCGAGTAGAGCCATGTTGCTGTGGTTCACCGGCATGGCAATTAGCCGTGCTGGTGGAAACGCCATGGTCACCGAGGCGACGCTCCGTTCCATCTCCCATGACGTATTGGAGGTTATGGGCAACCGACAAACCACGTCTATCGAACGGTTCAGCCGAAGCCGTGGCCGAAGTCGATGCGAACACGACCTCGAAACTGGTCAACAACCGCGACGATGCAGCGGCGTCGCTTCGCAAACAGTAGTCATGCACCTGCCGCCACACTCGAGTTGGTTTCGCCGATCAGTGTTCCCCACCGAGTCTCGAGACGAGAAAGTCACTGACTGCGTCGGCGACCTGCTGTTGCTGTGAGACGAAGAAGTGATCGGCTGCGAGTGAGACGAGGTCGACTGGCTGACGAGTTTTGTCTCCGTCGGACTCGGGAGTGCGCCCTTGGAGGTGATCGACTAGTGGCTCCCATTCGACTGTCGTATCACGTTCGCCGTAGACGATCTGGAGGGGACACTCGAGGGCAGAAAGTGCCGCACAGGCATCGAGGTCGGCGGCGAGTCGTGCGGTGGGTGCAATTGCCGAGACGGCGGTGACCGGGGGATCGGCGTCCGCGGCGGCGAGGATCGCAAGCGTCGCGCCGAAACTGTAGCCACAGAGGCCGACGCGGTCGTAGCGGTCGGCTGCCCAGCGAATCGCGTTCTGTACGTCAGTACGCTCTCCATAGCCCTCGTCCCACGGCCCGTAATCGAATCTGAGGCAGGCGATTCCTGCCTCGGTGAGTGCGTCGCTGACGGCGACCAACCGCGTATCGCTGCGCGACCCTCGCTGCTGGGGGTGGGGCGGACACGCGACGACGAGTGTGTCTGCGTCGTCCGGGCCGTCGAGCGTCCCTCGTACGTCGCGCGCACCGGGAACGAGCACATCGCTCATAGCTGGTGTTTGATGGCCAGCGTAATCAATTCGAGGACGTGTGACTGCGAGACCGTTTCGTGGACGGATCGACGGTATTCTGGTGCACCGTCAATGGAGGAGAGAGATCTCGAGAGGAGAACTGCGGTCTCGGTTGTGGATTGGTGCGGTCGTACTCTCGTCGTTGCTGTCGTCCACCCAGTACCTCCGAGCGCAGTGGCAGCGATCAAGCATTTCTCTGTCTGTCGTTGATGTGATGTTTTTAAGGGTGACGAGCGATAGGTAGGAGTATGGGCATCCTCTCTCGGACCTCCTACGTCATCCGGTCGAAGATCAACTCCATCCTCAACCGGGCCGAGGACCCGACCGAAACGCTCGACTATTCCTACGAGCAGATGCGTGACCAGCTTCAGGAGGTCAAACGCGGTATCGCCGACCTGACGACACAGAAAAAGCGCCTCGAGATGCAAAAACGCCGTCTCGAGGATAACGTCGAGAAGCACAACGAGCAGGCTCGCACGGCGGTCCAACAGGACCGCGAAGATCTGGCACGACGAGCACTCGAGAAGAAGAAGACGAAGATGAACCAGATCGAGGATCTGGATCGTCAGATTGCGGATCTCCAAAAGCAACAAGATAGCCTGATCGACCAGAAAAACGAGTTACAGGCTCGTATCGAGGAGTTCCGGACGAAAAAGGAGACGATGAAGGCCCGCTACGAGGCAGCCGATGCGAGTTCGACGGTGTCGGAAGCGATGACCGCGACCGGCGAGGAGTTCGAAGATGTCGGGCGCGCTATCGAACGCGCCGAAGAGCAGACCGAGGATATGGAGGCGCGAGCTGCGGCACTCGACGAACTGAAAGAAACCGGCGCGTTCGACGATGTCATGTCCGACAAGGACAATATCGACCGCGAACTCGAGGAACTCTCGACCGGCAGCGGCGTCGAAGCCGAACTCGAGACGCTCAAATCGGATGTTGGAGGGGGAGAAACGGATACTGCCACAGAGACGGACGCCGAGTCAGTTGACGAGGAGGTCACACCGGACCCAGAGCCTGCTGGTGATGTCGACGAAAGCGACCTCGAAGCACTCGAGGACGACGTCGATGATTCGGAAGTCGAAGCCGAACTCGCGGAACTCAAAGACGAAGAAAGCAACTGAGCGGCTGGGCGACTGTGGGTTTGCCGTCCCGGCTGTCCCAATCGCTGCTGTCATTTCTTGGTGAGGACAACCGCTCGCTATTACGTCGGCGTTCCAACGACCGTGATGTCGTAGTCCGCGATATCTGCAGGGTCCTCGAGGATGACGACCTGAAACTCCCAGGTCGTTTCAGCCGCGAGGTCGCCGGTGCTCGCGAGGTAGCGTCCGATCTGATCGCCGGCGTCGTTGTAGACGCGCACGCGGACTTCGGCGAGTTCGATGCGACTCGAGTCGGTGTTTTCGACGGTCCCTTGGACTGTCGAACCGAGGTAATCGTCTTCGAGGACGAACTCGTGGTCTTCGAGTCCGAGTGACTGAACGCGGGTCACGCCTTCGTGTGTGTCCTGTTCGGCGACCGACTCGGCAGCCGTCATCTCTTCGGCACTCCGTGGGTCGCCGTCGACGTCTCCCACCTCGCCGTCTTCGAACTGTGGGTTGCCATCGAGTGAGACGCCGTCGTCCTCGAGACAGCCTGCGAGGGCGACTCCCGTTATCCCCGTCAGTCCGACGAGCAGTGATCGCCGCGTCAGCGCTCGCTCGTCACTCATTGCTCACGACTCCCCGTTTGGGTGTGATGTCCTCATGCTCATGAGTACGGTGTGCTCGTGGGTGCTGTTCGGTTCTCGCCCCATGCGCTCGAGCGGCGATGTTGTCACCGGTCATAGCAGTATCGACACGGTAGAGACCTGTCAGTGTACACCCTGAACCTGAACGGAGACTGGCCTCGAGTCGGCTTCGACGGGGACCACTCGCGTCACCTCCCTGTGCAACGCATGGCCTTATTGGCCAGTGTCCTGAGGTGACTGTATGGTGTCGTCGGATCATGATGAACCGCTCGAGTCTCACGGTGCCGGAATCGGACAGTCAACGACGGTCGTGACGCGAATACGAGAGTGGTTTCTCGTCGACGGCAGCCGGTTATACGTCGCGACAGTGATTTCGCTCAGCATCTTCGTCCTCTTTTTGCTGTTGAACGAACTCGGCATCATCGCGTTCGTCAACGACGATTCAGTCACCCGGCTGGCCGGCGGCATGATCGCTGGCACGTTCTCGTTGGTGACGCTCGTTGTCTCGATCAACCAGCTCATTCTCTCCCAGGAGTTCGTCACTGCCGACGAGGCTCGGCAACAACTCCAGGGTGTCATGGACTTTCGTGGCGATGTCTCAACGGTGACAGACGTTCCGGCGAGTCCCGCCTCACCAACCAAATTCCTCAGTATTATCGTCGCAACGATCCACGATCACGCACAGACGCTCGCCGACGCAGTCGACCCAGACACCGACGAGGGTGCACTCATAACCAAGTACACCGACAGACTCGAGGAGAGTTCCGAACGCATCAACGACACGCTCGAGGAGACGTCGTTTGGAACGTTCGAGGCGGTTTCTGCGGCTGTTGCTTACAACGGTGCCTGGCAACTGTATGCCGCACGCCAGATTCAGGGTCGCTACGATGAGTCGCTCTCCGATGACGCCAGTAACGCACTCGAGGAGTTAATCAATTCACTCGAGTTATTCATCACCGCTCGTGAACACTTCAAGACGACGTATCTCCAGCGTGAACTGACGAAGTTCTCTCAGCTGACGATTTACTGTGGTGTGCCGGCGATTCTCTCGGCGATGACGATTGGGTTCATCTATGCGGATTTCGGTGGTCCGACACTGCATGCGATCTACCTGCCATACGTCATCAGTGGACTCATCGCCATCGTCGCCTCGCCGCTTGCGCTGTTAGTGTCGTATATCCTCCGGACAGCGACTGTCACGCGGCGAACGGCCTCCGTGGGTCCGATGATTCCCCAGAAAGACCCCGAGAGTGGTCCGTTTGATGTCTCCGCTGGCCAGCAAAGCGAGTAACGCATCGACTCGAGAGTGTCGGTGCTGGAACGGTGAGCGTGAGGCAGATGACGGCCGATTACTTATATCGGTTCTTGTGATAGCACTCACGAAATGGGGCTTCGAGAGGCGCTGTATCCCACGACCAGCGAACAGATCAATCTCCGGGACGACCTCAGTGCTGGGACCAACGTCACACTCCATTTCCTGTTACTCGGTGGGCTTGCCTGGGCCTCCGGGCAGCCGTTTCTCTTTCCGAGTCTGGGGCCGTCTGCATACCTCCTCGCAACTGGCGACAATCCGCGTGCAGAAGGAGCCTACCACGTCATCGGTGGCCACGCTGTCGCCGCGATCTGTGGGTTGGTGGCCTACCTTCTGTTGGCTGACGGATTGATCGTCGTTGACGCGTTCGAACAGGGTGAGCGGTTCTCGACTGAGGTTGCCCGGCTCGTCCTCAGTGGCGTCGTCGCCATGGTGTTGACGACGGTCGCGATGCTCTGGACGAATACGAATCACCCTGCCGCCTGCGCGACCACCCTCATCGTCGCGCTCGGATTGATGTCGACGATTCTCGACGCTGTAATCATCGTTATCGCCGTCGCGTTGCTCGTCTGGTTCCACGGTGTCATCGTCGACCGTGTTCAGGATATCTACGGCGTCGAACCGAACGATCCACGTTGACTCGCGCTCTATAGTAACAACTGAAACGAGTGACACACTGATCGCACAGCTGTCGTGCGATCAGGTGTGCAGTGACTTGCAGTGGCTCTATAGTCATCCGCAGTGTCGCGTTCATGAGTCGTTTTGCTCGCGCTCGCGCTCGCGCCTCGAGGGCGTTTCAGTTTCGTCGAACGGAGAATCGACCGTTTCGGCGACACTCGTCTCGGTAACGACGGCGAAGATTGAACCCAAAAACAGCCCGTAGAGTGCGTGTCCAACGAGGCTTTCGAACGCAAAGAATGGGAACCCAGGCTCGCCGAATCCACCGACTGCGAGTCGCACTGGAATCAACGCCAGCGGGAGCAGTGCCCAGACGGCGAGTCCGTACACGAACCCAGCGAGTGTCACCCGTGGTCCTGTTCCCAGCCCATCGAGAGCATCCATGTCAGTAGACGTCATGAGCGATCCTTGGACTGGTTTTCGGGAGATGATGAACCCAAAAATAAGTCCAAGGATAAGTCCATGTAGCAGGTGGAAAATCCAGCCAGCGGTTCCCATCGGTTCGACACCGTACACCGCCGGCACTGTTTCGGTGATGATCGTCG
Proteins encoded in this window:
- a CDS encoding HPP family protein; this encodes MGLREALYPTTSEQINLRDDLSAGTNVTLHFLLLGGLAWASGQPFLFPSLGPSAYLLATGDNPRAEGAYHVIGGHAVAAICGLVAYLLLADGLIVVDAFEQGERFSTEVARLVLSGVVAMVLTTVAMLWTNTNHPAACATTLIVALGLMSTILDAVIIVIAVALLVWFHGVIVDRVQDIYGVEPNDPR
- a CDS encoding GNAT family N-acetyltransferase, whose product is MTDVRVVGVDEPATRADAFDVRQTVFVEEQGVDEDLEYDAHDEPDASADHFVAYDGEGEGTTGEPVGAARLREYDSGIGKVERVAVLESHREAGVGRALMAAVETQARERGFESLKLHSQTRAAPFYDRLGYDRHGEKFEEAGIPHVEMRKSLSTD
- a CDS encoding PspA/IM30 family protein, yielding MGILSRTSYVIRSKINSILNRAEDPTETLDYSYEQMRDQLQEVKRGIADLTTQKKRLEMQKRRLEDNVEKHNEQARTAVQQDREDLARRALEKKKTKMNQIEDLDRQIADLQKQQDSLIDQKNELQARIEEFRTKKETMKARYEAADASSTVSEAMTATGEEFEDVGRAIERAEEQTEDMEARAAALDELKETGAFDDVMSDKDNIDRELEELSTGSGVEAELETLKSDVGGGETDTATETDAESVDEEVTPDPEPAGDVDESDLEALEDDVDDSEVEAELAELKDEESN
- a CDS encoding FxLYD domain-containing protein: MSDERALTRRSLLVGLTGITGVALAGCLEDDGVSLDGNPQFEDGEVGDVDGDPRSAEEMTAAESVAEQDTHEGVTRVQSLGLEDHEFVLEDDYLGSTVQGTVENTDSSRIELAEVRVRVYNDAGDQIGRYLASTGDLAAETTWEFQVVILEDPADIADYDITVVGTPT
- a CDS encoding CocE/NonD family hydrolase, producing MSDVLVPGARDVRGTLDGPDDADTLVVACPPHPQQRGSRSDTRLVAVSDALTEAGIACLRFDYGPWDEGYGERTDVQNAIRWAADRYDRVGLCGYSFGATLAILAAADADPPVTAVSAIAPTARLAADLDACAALSALECPLQIVYGERDTTVEWEPLVDHLQGRTPESDGDKTRQPVDLVSLAADHFFVSQQQQVADAVSDFLVSRLGGEH
- a CDS encoding SDR family NAD(P)-dependent oxidoreductase yields the protein MALLEDQIAVITGAGSGIGRETATTFADHGAAVVVADIDVEGGEATVETITDAGGEATFVETDVSDPDDAKAMIETAVDEYGGLDILYNNAAIEGPVAKLEEYDNDAFEQVIDVNLKGVWYGMKYGIEAMLADGGGSIISASSIGGEVAVPQYSGYGAAKAAVSHLTKYAALEYAEDGIRANAVAPGIVRTEMIERTIEEHPEMEEQFQNTEPMPGLADPEEIANAVVFLASDLSSRVTGTTLPVEGGYLAQ